Proteins encoded by one window of Bacteroidia bacterium:
- a CDS encoding outer membrane protein transport protein, translating into MQKQKYIFIVLFLALGLASHAQTGTETPYSRYGIGELQYGGFARQSAMGGLGAAFQSTSAVNFSNPASYSSIRISTFETALRGEFAQTSTSDLKQTKKGILLNYLSLGFPVMKDNWGASFGLIPVSSTGYNLKESGQVINPNDTITTDFTKYYNGSGGLSRFYIGNGFAPYSKTLDKYYASQHYKDLKEKGDTATINKEVRWRKIVKGFSAGFNASYLFGSLNNVRRVKFSNSAFINTKITESTAYADFYFDYGIQYRYDFTADNKLIIGISGSGGTNIKGRRDVLWALVSSSDFEANIDTVYLSENEKGKAFIPTFINAGFMFQQGDKWLMGAEYATQQWSRYKAFSSNQKLKDMWRISAGAQYMPTNKLAYRAGIKVEQSYINLNNSRVNDYALSLGVGVPVRLTSTERRLFDNRTMLHFSIEGGQLGTTKNNLVKQQYVRLYVGITANELWFIKRKYD; encoded by the coding sequence ATGCAGAAACAAAAATATATTTTCATAGTACTTTTCCTTGCTTTAGGTCTGGCATCTCATGCACAAACAGGCACAGAAACCCCCTATTCACGCTACGGCATTGGCGAATTGCAGTATGGTGGCTTTGCCCGTCAGTCGGCAATGGGTGGACTGGGCGCAGCTTTTCAAAGTACCTCTGCTGTTAACTTTAGTAATCCTGCATCGTATTCATCAATTCGCATAAGCACTTTTGAAACGGCACTGCGAGGTGAGTTTGCACAAACATCAACATCGGATTTAAAACAGACAAAAAAAGGAATTTTATTAAACTATCTTTCATTAGGTTTTCCGGTAATGAAAGATAACTGGGGTGCCAGCTTTGGTTTAATCCCTGTAAGTTCTACAGGCTACAATCTCAAAGAATCCGGTCAGGTTATCAACCCTAACGATACCATTACAACAGATTTCACCAAATACTATAATGGTAGTGGCGGATTAAGTCGCTTTTACATTGGCAACGGATTTGCACCCTATTCAAAAACTCTTGATAAATACTATGCTTCACAACACTATAAAGACTTAAAAGAAAAAGGCGACACAGCTACCATCAATAAAGAAGTGCGATGGAGAAAAATTGTAAAAGGATTTTCAGCAGGTTTTAATGCATCCTATCTTTTTGGAAGCCTGAATAACGTACGCAGGGTAAAGTTTAGTAATTCGGCATTTATCAATACAAAAATTACTGAAAGCACTGCTTATGCCGATTTTTATTTTGATTACGGCATTCAATATCGCTATGATTTTACTGCCGACAATAAACTTATTATAGGCATTTCAGGCTCAGGAGGCACAAACATCAAAGGCAGACGTGATGTGCTTTGGGCATTGGTTTCATCATCAGATTTTGAAGCTAATATTGATACTGTCTATTTATCTGAAAACGAAAAAGGCAAAGCATTTATTCCAACATTTATCAATGCAGGGTTTATGTTTCAGCAAGGTGATAAGTGGCTGATGGGTGCTGAATATGCAACACAACAATGGAGCAGATACAAAGCTTTCAGCTCAAATCAAAAACTTAAAGATATGTGGCGGATTTCTGCAGGTGCACAATATATGCCTACAAATAAATTAGCCTACCGTGCGGGAATAAAAGTTGAACAATCGTATATAAACCTCAATAACAGCCGTGTCAATGATTACGCACTTTCTTTAGGTGTGGGTGTGCCTGTACGTCTCACCTCAACAGAAAGAAGGTTATTTGACAACCGTACGATGCTCCATTTTAGTATTGAAGGCGGACAGTTGGGTACTACAAAAAATAACCTCGTTAAACAACAATATGTGAGGCTTTATGTAGGTATTACTGCCAACGAACTTTGGTTTATCAAGCGGAAATACGATTAA
- the recJ gene encoding single-stranded-DNA-specific exonuclease RecJ encodes MNKRWTLLKQADNDKSIKFGKELNINPVLANLLIQRSVNTFDEAKEFFRPSLSLLHDPFLMTDMEKAVARIDKAIAKGEKVLIYGDYDVDGTTAVALVYRFFKNRFAECNFYIPDRNTEGYGISFQGIDWAKENGFTLIIALDCGIKAMDKTKYASEMGIDFIICDHHRPGAEIPQATAVLDPKRVDCAYPCKDLSGCGVGFKLLQAFAKKNNIDQQQVLDLIDLVAISIAADIVPILGENRILAYYGLELINKNPRTGIKAILELNAIRRELNITDVVFIIAPRINAAGRMDHGKSAVQLLISDSAGDANTESLKINQNNLDRRDADKQITEHALQQISRDNTFESKRSTVVYSAEWNKGVIGIVASRLTEKFYRPTVVLTDSNGHIAGSARSVKDFDVYNAIEACSEYLDQFGGHMYAAGLTLKHENFEAFKQKFEEVVCATIEEHMLTPEVEIDAELNLESITKPFYNVLKQFAPFGPGNMSPVFVSRNCVADKNQTRPVGQDNKHLKLSFTQHGLGKNFSAIGFQLGEYADVLKSGKRFDVCYHIEENHFNGNTELQLNIKDIKISE; translated from the coding sequence ATGAATAAACGCTGGACACTGCTGAAACAGGCAGATAATGATAAGTCAATAAAATTTGGTAAAGAGTTAAATATTAACCCTGTGCTTGCCAACTTATTGATTCAGCGAAGTGTAAACACCTTTGATGAAGCAAAAGAGTTTTTCAGACCCTCACTGTCATTGCTTCACGATCCATTTTTGATGACAGATATGGAGAAAGCAGTAGCCCGAATAGATAAAGCAATTGCCAAAGGTGAAAAAGTATTGATTTATGGTGATTATGATGTTGATGGTACCACAGCAGTAGCCTTGGTTTATCGTTTTTTTAAAAATCGTTTTGCCGAGTGTAACTTTTACATTCCTGACAGAAATACTGAAGGTTATGGGATTTCTTTTCAAGGAATAGATTGGGCAAAAGAAAATGGCTTTACTTTAATCATTGCACTTGACTGCGGTATAAAAGCAATGGATAAAACAAAGTATGCCTCAGAAATGGGTATAGATTTTATCATTTGTGACCACCACAGACCGGGAGCAGAAATTCCACAAGCAACTGCTGTTCTTGACCCAAAACGGGTAGATTGTGCCTATCCTTGCAAAGATCTTTCCGGATGTGGTGTTGGTTTTAAACTACTTCAGGCATTTGCCAAAAAAAATAATATTGACCAGCAACAAGTGCTGGACCTTATAGACCTTGTAGCCATAAGTATTGCTGCAGATATAGTTCCTATTCTTGGTGAGAACAGAATTTTAGCATATTATGGTCTTGAGCTTATCAATAAAAATCCACGTACAGGCATAAAAGCTATTCTAGAGTTAAATGCCATCAGGCGCGAACTGAACATTACTGATGTGGTGTTTATCATAGCACCGCGCATCAATGCAGCAGGAAGAATGGATCATGGAAAGTCGGCAGTGCAGTTACTCATCAGTGATTCTGCTGGTGATGCCAACACAGAGAGTTTAAAAATTAATCAAAACAATCTTGACAGGCGCGATGCCGACAAGCAAATTACAGAACATGCATTGCAGCAGATTAGCCGCGATAATACTTTTGAAAGTAAACGAAGTACCGTTGTTTATAGTGCAGAGTGGAATAAGGGTGTAATAGGCATTGTAGCTTCACGACTTACAGAAAAATTTTATCGTCCTACAGTAGTATTGACAGACAGCAACGGACATATTGCCGGTTCGGCAAGGTCTGTAAAAGATTTTGATGTGTATAATGCTATTGAAGCATGCAGCGAATATTTAGATCAGTTTGGCGGACACATGTATGCAGCAGGACTAACCTTAAAGCATGAAAATTTTGAAGCCTTTAAACAAAAGTTTGAAGAGGTGGTTTGTGCCACCATTGAAGAACACATGCTTACACCGGAGGTGGAAATTGATGCAGAATTAAATTTAGAAAGTATTACCAAACCATTCTATAATGTGCTAAAACAATTTGCACCCTTTGGCCCGGGCAACATGTCGCCTGTGTTTGTTAGCCGAAATTGTGTTGCCGACAAAAATCAGACACGACCCGTAGGGCAAGATAACAAACACCTGAAACTATCTTTTACACAGCATGGTTTGGGCAAGAATTTTTCTGCTATTGGATTTCAGTTAGGCGAATATGCCGATGTACTAAAGTCAGGAAAACGATTTGATGTTTGTTACCATATTGAAGAGAATCATTTTAATGGTAACACTGAGCTACAACTCAACATTAAGGATATAAAAATTTCAGAATAG
- a CDS encoding DUF1905 domain-containing protein has translation MAKKLSLKTNLHRRDIRGVSTYVVLREAGNHFSETGIIEITGFIDNHPIEGALQPKTDGSHWLTIKKEWREAIGKTIGDSVEISIEIKKKISTPQKVKKKLF, from the coding sequence ATGGCGAAAAAGTTAAGTTTAAAAACAAATCTCCATCGCAGGGACATCAGAGGTGTTTCTACTTATGTGGTGTTGAGAGAAGCAGGCAATCACTTTAGCGAAACAGGTATTATAGAGATAACAGGTTTCATAGATAACCACCCTATTGAAGGTGCCTTGCAACCGAAGACAGATGGCTCACATTGGCTGACAATTAAAAAAGAATGGCGCGAAGCAATTGGCAAAACAATTGGAGATAGTGTTGAAATATCTATTGAGATAAAAAAGAAAATCTCTACTCCTCAGAAAGTAAAGAAAAAACTATTCTGA
- a CDS encoding aconitate hydratase — protein MAFDIEMIKKVYVEMPARIEQARKNLNRPLTLTEKILYSHLLPQFEVKNYERGKAYVDFNPDRVAMQDATAQMALLQFMQAGRPQVAVPSTVHCDHLIQAKDGAAKDLASALDKSKEVFDFLASVSNKYGIGFWKPGAGIIHQVILENYAFPGGMMIGTDSHTVNAGGLGMIAIGVGGADACDVMAGLPWELKMPKLIGVKLTGKLSGWTSAKDVILKVAGILTVKGGTDKIVEYFGEGAESMSCTGKGTICNMGAEIGATTSIFNYDKKMADYLRGTGRADVADLADGIATHLRGDSEVYQQPEKYFDEVIEINLSELEPHINGPFTPDLAWPLSKFAAAVKENGWPAKLEVGLIGSCTNSSYEDITRAASLAKQAAEKGIKAKSEFTITPGSEQVRYTVERDGYLGIFEKIGGVVLANACGPCIGQWARHTNDPNKKNSIITSFNRNFAKRNDGNPNTHAFVASPEIVTALAIAGDLTFNPVTDFITNDKGEKVKLAEPQGIELPIKGFAVEDAGFQAPAKDGSKVEVIVSPTSDRLQLLAPFAAWEKSDLKGLKLLIKAKGKCTTDHISMAGPWLKYRGHLDNISNNMLIGAVNAFNDNTNSVKNQLDGSYDEVPKVQRAYKAKGIGSIVVGDENYGEGSSREHAAMEPRFLGVRAVLVKSFARIHETNLKKQGMLALTFADKADYEKIKEDDTFDIIGLTAFSPGVPLTMVLHHADGSKDEIKVNHSYNEHQIAWFKAGGALNIIRSEQA, from the coding sequence ATGGCATTTGATATAGAAATGATTAAAAAGGTTTATGTTGAAATGCCTGCACGCATTGAGCAGGCCCGTAAAAACCTGAACCGTCCACTAACATTAACAGAGAAAATATTATACAGTCACCTTTTGCCACAGTTTGAGGTAAAAAACTATGAGCGTGGCAAAGCCTATGTAGATTTCAATCCTGACCGTGTAGCCATGCAGGATGCTACAGCACAAATGGCTTTGTTGCAATTTATGCAAGCCGGCAGACCACAAGTTGCAGTACCATCAACCGTACATTGCGACCACTTGATTCAGGCAAAAGACGGAGCTGCAAAAGACTTGGCCTCTGCTCTGGATAAAAGTAAGGAGGTGTTTGATTTTCTGGCATCTGTTTCCAATAAATACGGAATAGGTTTTTGGAAACCGGGAGCAGGAATTATCCATCAGGTAATTTTAGAAAACTATGCTTTTCCGGGAGGAATGATGATTGGAACCGACAGCCATACCGTAAATGCCGGTGGATTAGGAATGATAGCCATTGGTGTTGGTGGTGCCGATGCCTGTGATGTTATGGCCGGATTACCGTGGGAACTGAAAATGCCCAAGCTTATCGGAGTAAAACTTACAGGTAAGCTAAGCGGATGGACCTCTGCCAAAGATGTAATATTAAAAGTAGCGGGAATATTAACCGTTAAAGGTGGAACAGATAAGATTGTTGAATATTTTGGAGAAGGAGCAGAGAGCATGTCATGTACAGGCAAAGGAACTATCTGCAACATGGGAGCAGAGATAGGAGCTACAACTTCTATTTTTAATTACGATAAAAAAATGGCTGACTACCTGCGCGGAACAGGACGTGCCGATGTAGCAGATCTTGCTGATGGCATTGCTACCCACCTGCGTGGCGATAGCGAAGTTTATCAGCAACCTGAAAAATATTTTGACGAAGTGATAGAGATTAACCTCTCTGAATTAGAGCCCCACATTAATGGTCCGTTTACTCCGGATTTAGCATGGCCGCTAAGTAAGTTTGCAGCAGCAGTAAAAGAGAATGGATGGCCAGCAAAATTAGAAGTAGGTCTCATCGGTTCTTGTACCAACTCATCTTACGAAGACATTACGCGTGCCGCATCATTGGCAAAACAGGCAGCCGAAAAAGGAATTAAAGCTAAAAGTGAATTTACAATTACTCCCGGCAGCGAGCAGGTGCGATATACTGTTGAGCGCGATGGCTACCTTGGCATTTTCGAAAAAATTGGAGGGGTGGTTTTAGCAAATGCCTGTGGTCCTTGTATTGGACAGTGGGCACGCCATACCAACGATCCAAACAAAAAGAATTCTATCATCACATCTTTTAATCGCAACTTTGCAAAAAGAAATGACGGCAACCCCAATACACATGCTTTTGTTGCTTCACCAGAGATTGTAACTGCATTAGCCATTGCAGGTGACCTTACATTTAACCCGGTTACAGATTTTATCACAAACGATAAAGGGGAAAAAGTAAAGTTGGCCGAACCGCAAGGCATTGAACTTCCAATTAAAGGATTTGCTGTTGAAGATGCAGGCTTTCAGGCACCGGCAAAAGATGGAAGTAAAGTTGAAGTAATTGTTTCGCCCACAAGCGACCGTTTGCAGTTGCTTGCACCATTTGCAGCATGGGAAAAGAGCGACCTAAAAGGCTTGAAACTTCTTATCAAAGCAAAAGGTAAATGTACTACTGATCATATTTCAATGGCAGGTCCGTGGTTGAAATACAGAGGACATCTCGATAACATTTCCAACAACATGCTTATTGGTGCAGTTAATGCATTTAATGATAATACCAACAGCGTAAAGAATCAACTTGACGGCAGCTATGATGAAGTGCCCAAAGTGCAACGTGCTTATAAAGCAAAAGGAATAGGCTCTATTGTTGTGGGTGATGAAAATTATGGTGAAGGTTCTTCGCGCGAACATGCAGCAATGGAACCACGTTTCTTAGGTGTGCGTGCTGTATTGGTAAAATCGTTTGCCCGCATTCACGAAACCAATTTGAAGAAACAAGGTATGCTTGCATTGACATTTGCCGATAAAGCAGACTATGAAAAAATAAAAGAAGATGACACCTTTGATATTATAGGCCTGACAGCGTTTTCACCCGGAGTTCCATTAACAATGGTATTACATCATGCAGATGGGTCAAAAGATGAAATCAAAGTAAATCATTCTTATAACGAACATCAGATTGCCTGGTTTAAAGCCGGTGGTGCTCTAAACATTATCCGCAGCGAACAAGCCTGA
- a CDS encoding carboxypeptidase-like regulatory domain-containing protein, protein MKTLQKQIIAFCILLTLTGVVFVSCKKDKDNNNTVPATEYGVVTGKVHSPNNVVIASAKIISGEYSTISNTQGEFSLSLPIGFHKLIIQTGSGHVFKSEVDVQVNAHETISLDNAQSELKQVKQIAFIPGAYDRIETIIIDTLGYTATAITVSSLDNLNFMQSFGGIFLNCGVNGNLDSLKYANLNNYVSGGGNLYASDWSVEFLTGDGFFRPSASSFFTNSAFKNQTHEAAYSTMSTCTSPLNGGFLPDSALCTAKFGPVTMVQNAHILDPDIINVLGKDSMDIYYDLNAWEVISLVNAPFTTIIEDTQSGLGSLAVTCDLNGTIPAGHITYTTFHNHPQGNISQDVKLVLQHFILNM, encoded by the coding sequence ATGAAAACACTACAAAAACAAATTATTGCATTTTGCATTCTATTAACACTTACAGGAGTTGTATTTGTATCCTGCAAAAAAGACAAAGACAACAACAATACTGTTCCGGCTACGGAATATGGTGTTGTCACCGGCAAAGTACATTCGCCCAACAATGTGGTTATTGCCAGTGCTAAAATCATTTCGGGAGAATACTCCACCATAAGTAATACACAGGGTGAATTTTCACTTAGTTTACCTATAGGATTTCATAAACTTATAATTCAAACCGGAAGCGGGCATGTGTTTAAGTCAGAAGTTGATGTTCAGGTAAATGCACACGAAACAATTTCTTTAGACAATGCACAAAGTGAGCTTAAACAGGTTAAGCAAATTGCATTCATACCGGGAGCTTATGATAGAATTGAAACTATCATTATAGACACTCTTGGATATACTGCAACTGCAATTACGGTTTCCTCTCTCGACAACTTGAATTTTATGCAAAGTTTTGGAGGTATATTTTTAAATTGTGGTGTTAACGGAAATTTAGATAGTTTAAAATATGCCAATCTTAATAATTATGTGAGTGGTGGTGGTAATCTTTATGCCTCTGACTGGTCAGTTGAGTTTTTAACCGGTGATGGTTTTTTCCGACCTTCCGCCTCTTCCTTTTTTACCAACAGTGCATTCAAAAATCAAACTCATGAAGCTGCTTATAGTACAATGTCAACCTGTACCTCTCCCTTAAACGGAGGTTTTTTACCTGACAGTGCTTTGTGTACAGCCAAATTTGGACCTGTCACCATGGTGCAAAATGCACATATTCTCGATCCGGATATTATTAATGTTTTGGGCAAAGATTCAATGGATATCTATTACGATTTAAATGCATGGGAAGTAATCAGCTTAGTAAATGCTCCATTTACCACCATCATAGAAGATACACAGTCCGGTTTAGGATCATTAGCCGTTACCTGCGATTTAAACGGAACCATACCGGCAGGACACATCACCTACACTACCTTTCATAATCATCCACAGGGCAACATCAGTCAGGATGTTAAATTAGTCTTGCAGCATTTTATTTTGAATATGTAG
- the lhgO gene encoding L-2-hydroxyglutarate oxidase has product MSSQAEYDVVVIGGGCVGMASAYKLNLRFPHLKIAVLEKEDRLAAHQTGRNSGVIHSGLYYKPGSYKAKNCVDGRRELVSFCKEHDVAHDVCGKIIVATDEKELPHMNRVFNNGLQNGVEGIEKINAQQIKDIEPFCTGIEGIWVPCTGIVDYVGLTNKLAEIIEQKFTGSKVFTGHEVTAFEKQDGHTLIVTKKQNFKTKHLISCTGLFSDRMAKADGVDPKMQIVGFRGDYYDLTEKGMHKVRNLIYPVPNPEFPFLGVHFTRMIQHGVECGPNAVFTFKREGYGKTDFDLKDTLQALSYGGTWKLFFKHWRFGLDEYKRAFSKKLFLERLQRLIPSLEMDDITPGRAGVRAMALDASGNMIDDFKIEYSGNAIHVLNAPSPAATASLAIGTAVMEMAEKHFQIH; this is encoded by the coding sequence ATGAGTAGTCAAGCAGAATATGATGTAGTAGTAATTGGTGGCGGATGTGTAGGCATGGCATCTGCCTATAAACTTAACCTGCGTTTTCCACATCTGAAAATTGCAGTACTTGAAAAAGAAGACCGCCTTGCTGCACATCAAACAGGAAGAAACTCAGGAGTTATACACTCCGGCCTTTACTACAAACCGGGCTCTTACAAAGCTAAAAATTGTGTGGATGGGAGAAGAGAGTTGGTTTCTTTTTGCAAAGAACATGATGTGGCACATGATGTGTGCGGAAAAATTATTGTGGCCACTGATGAAAAAGAATTGCCACACATGAATCGTGTTTTTAATAATGGTTTACAAAACGGTGTTGAAGGAATTGAAAAAATTAATGCGCAACAAATTAAAGATATTGAACCATTTTGTACTGGCATAGAAGGTATATGGGTTCCTTGCACAGGCATTGTTGACTACGTTGGGTTGACAAATAAGCTGGCAGAAATTATAGAACAAAAATTTACGGGAAGCAAAGTGTTCACAGGTCATGAAGTAACAGCTTTTGAAAAGCAAGATGGTCACACACTAATTGTCACCAAAAAACAAAACTTCAAAACCAAACACCTCATTAGTTGTACAGGGTTGTTCAGCGACCGAATGGCCAAGGCAGACGGTGTGGATCCTAAGATGCAGATAGTTGGTTTCAGAGGCGATTACTATGACCTGACAGAAAAAGGAATGCACAAAGTGCGAAACCTGATTTATCCTGTTCCCAATCCGGAGTTTCCTTTTTTGGGTGTTCACTTCACAAGGATGATACAGCACGGAGTAGAATGTGGACCTAATGCAGTTTTTACTTTCAAGCGAGAAGGTTACGGAAAAACAGATTTTGATTTAAAAGATACGCTTCAGGCATTATCCTACGGTGGTACATGGAAATTATTTTTCAAACACTGGCGTTTTGGTTTGGATGAATACAAAAGAGCTTTTTCCAAAAAGTTATTCCTAGAACGGTTGCAGCGACTAATCCCTTCATTGGAGATGGACGACATTACTCCCGGAAGGGCCGGTGTGCGCGCAATGGCACTCGATGCCAGCGGCAATATGATTGATGATTTTAAGATAGAATACAGCGGCAATGCCATACACGTTCTCAATGCGCCATCACCGGCAGCTACTGCATCATTGGCTATTGGAACAGCAGTGATGGAAATGGCAGAAAAACATTTTCAGATTCATTAG
- a CDS encoding cation transporter, with product MHTLFKFSVLLLSIVFFNISSYAQESKTDTIKVFGNCNMCKEKIEGSLKEKDGITAKNWDKKTKLLVVTYDAAKISKEQIGQKIADVGYDNQYATATEKAYKKLHSCCQYDRPKQPAGDENK from the coding sequence ATGCATACATTATTCAAATTTTCTGTTTTACTCTTAAGTATTGTGTTTTTTAACATAAGCAGCTATGCACAGGAAAGTAAAACAGACACCATTAAAGTTTTTGGTAACTGTAATATGTGTAAAGAAAAAATTGAAGGTTCTTTAAAAGAGAAAGATGGTATAACAGCAAAAAATTGGGATAAAAAAACCAAACTTTTGGTCGTAACTTATGATGCTGCAAAAATTTCAAAAGAACAAATAGGACAAAAAATTGCAGATGTCGGCTATGATAATCAGTATGCAACAGCTACTGAGAAAGCATATAAGAAACTGCATTCATGCTGTCAGTACGACAGGCCTAAACAACCTGCCGGTGATGAAAATAAATAG
- a CDS encoding T9SS type A sorting domain-containing protein, whose product MKKQLLTLILSAITSLGMAQTATDFTANDCNGNSHNLFTELNSGKVIVLCWVMPCASCTGPTLTTYNVVQSYQASNPNKVFMYTCDDYANTNCTSLNSWATGIGVMQQSWSLRFSNTAINMSHYGSPGMPKIVVIGPNHTVFYNSNNTVNATNLQNAINNALATTGLSENNLPASSLSVLPNPTQDVTKIKLNLLNNADVILECYNLEGKKVQEIFSGNLNKGEHIIPVNLEPFTNGMYLIKFSDGKQSKYINLIKSK is encoded by the coding sequence ATGAAAAAGCAACTCCTTACACTTATTCTTTCAGCCATAACATCTTTAGGTATGGCACAAACAGCTACAGATTTTACAGCAAACGACTGTAATGGCAACTCACATAATCTTTTTACAGAATTAAATTCCGGAAAGGTTATTGTCTTATGTTGGGTTATGCCATGTGCATCATGCACAGGACCAACATTAACAACTTATAATGTTGTTCAAAGTTATCAGGCTTCCAATCCAAATAAAGTTTTTATGTACACCTGCGATGATTATGCAAACACCAATTGCACTTCTTTAAACAGTTGGGCAACCGGAATTGGTGTTATGCAACAAAGCTGGTCGCTGCGATTTTCAAATACAGCAATTAACATGTCGCATTATGGTTCACCCGGCATGCCAAAGATTGTAGTTATCGGGCCTAATCATACTGTGTTTTATAATTCAAACAATACTGTTAATGCCACTAACCTGCAAAATGCCATTAACAATGCTTTGGCAACAACAGGTTTAAGCGAAAATAATTTACCTGCATCATCATTATCTGTGTTACCAAACCCTACTCAAGATGTAACAAAAATTAAACTCAATCTTCTGAATAACGCTGATGTAATTCTGGAGTGCTATAACCTTGAAGGAAAAAAAGTGCAGGAAATATTTTCCGGAAACCTGAATAAAGGAGAGCATATTATTCCTGTAAATCTTGAACCTTTTACTAATGGTATGTATCTTATCAAATTTTCTGATGGAAAACAATCAAAGTATATTAATTTGATAAAATCCAAGTAA